CCTTAATGGTTTGGAAGATAATTTGGTGAATGTGTTgttctttttggttttcttggtGTTGATGATATGCTCTATCTTGGTTGCCCTGGTTCTATTTCTCCATCTTGTTACCTTTATGTCCAAATTTCTCAGGATTATGAAATAGATGTGTAAGAAATGTAATATAGTCAATCTTATGTAAATGGTAGAGGTCCTTGATTTGTTAATTAGGAATGGAGGCTTACTACCACGAAAAGAACATCCTCCCCTCTACCGGGGGGGGTGGGGTGGTTGTTCATCTTTGGCAGGGAGAATTCAGGTTCAGGTTCTTATTGAAATCAGTTATTATGCCAATTTGTCaagagctatatatatatatatattctcaaataTGTGTGATTTGTAGATTGTATTATGAAGTTCAGCTCCTCCTATGCATGAAAATTGATGGCTTCAAATTGTCTTGTGTGAACAATTGTTTACCTTTTGAACAATGATATCTATCTATAGATTTATGAACTGTTTCTTTCTATAACATACTTAAATATCTTCGGTCCTGTACTCAGGGTTTTCGCAAGATCGATACAGATAAGTGGGAGTTTgcaaatgaagctttcctgagGGGCAAAAGACATTTGTTGAAGAACATCCAGAGGCGCAAGTCATCTCAGTCCTTGCAGATTGGGAGCTTTACTGGGCCTTCTGCTGAAGCAGGAAGGCCTGGACTCGAAGGTGAGATAGAGTCACTGAGGAACCAGAGGAGTCTGTTAATGCAGGAGGTCGTTGACTTGCAACAGCAGCAGCGAGTTACAGTTGACCATATGAAAGCAGTGAATAAGAGGCTGCAGTCTGCTGAGCAGAGACAGCAGCAGATGGTTTCTTTCTTGGCCAAGGTGCTTCAAAACCCAGCATTCTTAGCCAGGCTTCAACGGAAGAAAGAACAGAGAGGTATAGACTCTTCCTCTGGGCAGAGGAAATTTGTTAAGGCGCGTGAACGTGAACTAGTTAGATCTGATGCTTATGTGGAAGGGAAAATTGTGAAGTACGAACCTGCTTGGAGAAACCATACTATGTCGTCTGCAGTCCCAGATGTAAATCCAGTTCCTATTGAAAACTCTCCAGATCATGGTATGCCATTTCAATGTGAGAATATTGCATTTGATGGGTTAACGGTCTCGGATGAACTAGAAGTAACACCAGAGCAAGAGGGTGAAGGGGCATCAAGCATGGTAATTGAAGATCCACTTTCCAAAGGCAAGAGTGTTGTGACCCAACAACAAGAGGTTAATCCCGAGCCTTACATCTCTTTCCAGGAGGATTTGATGAAGGAGAGGAGTCCTTTTGAGGAACTCTCATTTCCAGGGATTGAGAGCATGGTTAAACCAGATGATGTATGGAGTATGGGTTTTGATGCCAGTGCTGGTATGTCAAGTTCTAGTGGGTTTTGGAGTAATCCGATCAACTGTGATATGCCAGAGATGGGAATCCCAGACGGATTGTTTGATATCTGGGACATAGGTGCACTGCAAGCAGCCGGAGGGTCTGGCATTGATAAGTGGCCAGCTGATGAATCTGCATTCGATGAGCGTGCAAGTCAAGATGAACAACCAAAAGATGGATGATTAGCTAATAATGTTGGTCCATAGAGCTGCACTTCTTGCCCATTTGCTGCCCTTGAGGATCTTAGTTAGTTTTAGTTGCAGGGGTCTATTATTTGGACGATTTGTTGATGAATATATTAAGTTTGACATTTCCATTCTTTCTTTATCATTAGCTTTTATTCCTTTTCTTTATGATtttcattctgaaattttaGTTGTTTCTATAGGACATAATTCTTATGCATTCATATGTTTTTGGGGGATTAAGGTGAGGAACCTATTCTTATTTGTTTTTGAGTTGCATGCATTACTTTAAGGTTCGTTGGGATTCAAAGTCTTCTTGCTAACAGATAGTTTTGAGCTGTGAAAATTGCAGGTCTTActcttgagatgggcagtctgcGATCTGTTGGGAGGAAATGGTCATACATACCAGATTGCCCCTTTCATCCTGTTATATTCCGGTAAGATATATGGTTTTAAGCATAATACATGGATAAATGTCTTgcatttattattattgttctttttttttaatattattattattattattattttattttttttatgaagctGTCTTTGTTACTTCAGTAGTCCAAAACTACTTGCTAGTCTAGTCTGTTGAGCATGTTCTTATTAACTACAGAAGAATTTATACTGTTATGGTATAAAACTATAAATTCATAGAATATATGGGCTTTGAACATTTCTAAGTTCAAGCTTTTAGACTGGTGGTGCATCTTATAAGGTCATTTCTTCAATTGGTGCTTTTGAATATAGCCAAGAAGACGCTGAGATGGATGATCTGGTGCCTGGAGCAGTTTGTGAACCTACCTTCTGCTGTTACTCTTTAGAGTAACATCACTGATTTTGGAAATCAGTATGTCGTTTTTATTAAAAGGAAACATGTAATATAGAAGGATGGAGAAGGTTGCAACTGTTCAATGCACTATCCTTTGTTTTGAGTTTGTAAAATTCATAATAGGCTTTTTCGGTTGTAAAAATTATGAagagtttcaactttcaattgAACTTTTGTTCTTCATTGATTTTCCATCCTCCATTCCTGGACAAAAGTGAACCTGTGCGTGCAAAGCAAGGAGCAAATAAAAAGTGCTAGAGACAAAAATAAGAATAATTGAGCCACAACAGGCCATCAACTACTGGTCTGCAATACATTAGGAAATGTTATGTTACCTGCAACAAAGGAAAGCTTCTTTCACTGAACAGTCCAATAAGACCATTGCAATCACAACACAGCTGCTTATGGAGCAAGCAAATGAAATTCATGGGTGGGAAATAATTTTAGAAAAGGAAGGATTCACTACCATTCAAGTGTACATGTCATTTTGTCACACAAAAACCAACAGATATAACCCATGCTACACATGACAACCAAATGTATAATAAGCAGAACTTAAAATCTATGAAAGATGGGAAGGGCAATGTTCCCATGGTACTCTAATCTGTGCCACCCTTTGACTTCAATTCTTGCAAGCATTGGCCTAATAGAAAAGTCGATGACAGCAAGAGTAACATGACTTGAACCCAGTACACTGCTTGCCCGAAAAGAATTACTCAGTATCTTCCTTCTGCCTTTTTGATGCATTCTCATCGCCCTCTTTTTCCTCCTTTCTCGTTTTAGCTTCACGGCGCTCCCTTTTAATTCCTTTTGTCTTGTGAGGCACATACGAATCTCCAACCTTTGTGTGGAAATACTTCGTGTCATCAACCTAAACCCAAAGATTTTCAGTAAAGAACAAATATTAATGAACAaataagggaaaagaaaaaaagaaggataAGTATGCAACTAGCTTGACGTGCTTTAACTTCAGAATAATGAAACCGCAGTTCCAGTgaggaaagaggcaattccctCCCCCACATCTCTGACCATGTACTTTATGCACTGAGGCAATTAACTACAGCTATataaaagaaatatgtttttcGGCCTTTTACCTTCTGATCTGGAATATTGATTTTGCCAACCTTGCCTCGCAGTGTGTCCTGTTGAATATTTTTGTCCTGCAAGTATAAAAACATTTATGTTACAGACATGTCATggggagtaaaaaaaaaaagaaaaaaaagtggtCAAGTTTATTAAACAAACCTTCTTAGGCTGATCTCTAACCACTCTCATGGCTTCTTTCCTTAGGCCAACATTAGGAAGACGATGCCGACGAATTACCAAATCCATGGAGGGTCCAACTTCTACCAGTTCAGTCCTTGGAACTACTGTGCCAGACTTTTTCAGTCGCAGTGCACACTGTGTAAGGATCACTTTGTTTGCGGATATAGCTGTACATAGATATACACGATCTAACCCAGCAAGATTTAGTTTCTCTACAACCTGCATATATCATATCCACGGATTTAATTATATATCTCTTCATGCCAAAGTAAAAATCTATAACACTCTTTGATTAAAAAGAGAGAATTCAGAAAAGGGCATCAGAGTTTTACCTCTCCTCGCAACAGATCAAGCAAAACCTCCTTCAAATGTTTCAGCTCTTCTACGCTCTCAAATCCTTCTCCAATAAAACAAATGAAAGGCTTCGACCCCACGTGTGGAGATAGTTTCTTATCATATGAAAATGAGTCCATGCGTTTATAGTTCTCAACCCCAACCTCTATAAGATCATAGATATGGTGATCATATGTTCTCCCTAGGACAAGATTGTTGGGCCGCTTCTTTGTATGAGAACCATACTGCATATAAAAGCAACGACGAGCTCAAAACGATGCCCgtaaaacagaagaaaaaaaaatcacaagcaCAGATACAGTGCCTGATCTCAGTTAAACATTAGAACATTGAACACTCGGCATTCTAAATAGGGCAACAAGGGTTTGGTTCAAGCAATTGGGATAAGGGTCCCCACTATCCACCAAGATACTTTGGAAGGATTGGTAAACCTATTTTGTTACAGTCTGCGGCACTGAATCAATTGCCCAGTTGTAAAATTCTAGAACAGGACTAACATGCACATGAAAACCAAGAACAGCATCATCATAGAATGACAAGAGCAGAATTACCATAAATGCCAAACTATAAGGAATGCGAGTCAGTACAGATTGTACTGAAAAATCAATGCATAACACTCAATTCACAAAAACAGACACATTTTCAGTAACACACATGCTCGTTTCCTACATaaagctcctctctctctccgctTCCAGTCTCTCCCCAAACCTCCCTTCTCTCTTTACCTCACTCTCCCTCTTTGTTTGTATCTATGTACAAACCTCACACACTCGCAGCCCAAATAGAAACAATTGcacaacatatacatatataaacctAAATGAAAAGGAAAGGTAGAAGAAGCAAAAAGGCCGAGTGGGTTTTGTACTTACAACAAAAAGACTGCAATCGGTTTGATGCGAAAAGAACTCAAGCGAGGTCTCACCACCATTTTCGAAAGGGCAGACATCCTTATTCCGGCGGCTGAATTTCACGGCGCTCTCCTTCTTTAAATGGTAAATGTCTGATAACACCGCGTTCAAGACGGCGCTGGTTCTCATGCCGTGGAGTATCAGAGTCTTCTTCCCGGTCTCGATCTTCAAAAATTACACAAAACCCCAATTCGTAAAAACCATACCCCAAAAAAGCACACAGAAattaaagctttggttttgaacatGTGGGGATGGGGAATACTTACGAGCTTGGGGGCACGCTTCTCGAGCGCTCTTCTGGCCCTCGCCTTCTGGGGAGTTTTCACTCTCAACATGATTGCGGAAAGTTGAGACCTTTGCTTTCTGGGTTTCACTCTCTCAACGTGTTCGGCTGCAGCGATAAATCCTCAGCAGGATTTTGGAGGGGAAAGCTTTAGGGTTTTAGTCCAAGGAGACGGTGAGAAGATTCAGGGCTTTATGGGCCCGACTATGGACTGGGACTTCTTTGAGGTCCGGCCCAGCCATATTTTCGTTTTGAGGAATATTCCCCCTTTAaccctaccttttttttttttgaataaggatCATCTCCGATTGTCATTTATCTCAAGCTAACGGCACATTATATATCTTTCAACTGTCATCTATAGACAAATAAGAAAATGTGGTACATCTAATAGCACAATTCATTTAACAACAAAATTCATTAACGCTTACTAACAACTAACAAGCATAGAACAAAAGTGCATAGCTCTTTAAAAATGTGGGGAATTATTAGAAATAAAACAACTAACTAAGCAGCAGCTCAAAGGCCCAAAGCAAAAGTCAGCCTTAGGCCCAATACTAGCGCAGACAAGTCGCCTCTATGCATATCAAGAGCACCCATGAACCACCGTTGCCATCGCCACATAATAGGAACTCCACCATTCTCACATAATAGAAATAAAACAACTAACTAAGCAGCAGCCCAAACGCCCAATAACAACCCAGACTAGTGTGGCAGTGTAGTCACTGCctctgtgcatatcagtcaagAGCACCCATGAACCGCTGCTGTCGTTGCCACATAAAAGGAACTCCACCATCCCCACCTCAGCGACACCACCAGGGCCACGTGCCGCTACCGCCTTCTGGAGCATCCTCGCCTACGCCGCCTAACACCGAATCAAGAAACCGTGCACCCAACTTCCTCACCATAAATAAGCAATAAACCAGAAAAACTGATGCACCACTATCCAATTTTCAAACCGAGTCATCTCAAGAACCAGGCTTTAGAAACCTCCATTCGTCCGGCAGTAACAACATGACAACAACGCGAACGTGATTGGCATTGATGCCGACCACCGCCGGACGAGCATTGTTTGGAAATGCCAGAAGTCGGCTAGGGTTCAAAGAGGAGAGATGTGCAGCTAGATAGATAGCCGATTTATTATAATTAATGCATGTGAGAGCAACAACTAAAATTCATTAAAAGTGGCCAATATAAACCTAACATAGGTCGATATGAGTCTTTCTAAGTTTTTAGGTATGCTAGAGGTTTCCATATCTGGTCTGGTCATACTGAATGAGCTAGGGTTTCTAACCCTAGGCAAGAAATAATGGTTACACCATTGTTGCTTGATGCTCAAGCCGTAAACACTACTGCATCACCTACTTTGACATCTTTGTTCAAGGCAGTTGGGTTTTCACTTTCGGAGTTACAGGCCATACCTAACTTGGGCTCTGCGACGGTGGAATCCACAATGgtggctttgcaaaatgaggtGGTGACTACTCAATATTTTGGGAGTAAGATAGAAACCCCCAACTGAACTGCTACAAGTTGGTAAGAGTTCGAAAATGGAATTGGTGCAAGTTGATCAACCTTTGGACGTTGATAATGGTTTTGCCCTTCTCAATGTGAATAAGGTGATTAATATATCTCCAACTAAGAAGAGGGAAAGACCAAAAGGTAGTAAGAGCAAGACTAATGGGCATAAATCTAGGAAAACTAGGTTTCCATGCAAGGATGCGGTGGAGGTTGCTGGTGAGGTGGCTGCAGTGATAGCAAAGGATGAAAATTCAATGTAGGAGGTTGCTAAATGAGgtgacatttttttttggaaatgacACCAAATTCAACTAATAATTGAGCTATGTCACCAGGGGTTTTCACTTCATCTATACCTCTTGATTTCTCATGGTGAAgttgaattatttttttatgttcttCAGTGTTTCTAAAAATGTAGAATCGCTTaagtaatgtttttttttttttttgacaacccCACTGGGGTAAATGTTATGTATGATTTTGCTGATCAATAAAAGAGTTGACatttgcttaaaaaaaaaaaaaaactaagttaTTACTCTAAGCAACATGTATCCCCACTAATGGAGAAACATGAAGAGAAATTGACTAACACATGATATGCAGTAGCTACCAAAAGACTTCTTATCGTCTCAAGTCAAACCTTACAGTAACTTAAGAGCAAACCTAAAAATGAAACGAACATACTAGGTAACAACCCCACCTCTGGTTGTCACTATTGAAGGGAAACAAGAGCAAACAAACATGACCCTGTACAAAATAAAAGTAAGATAGGTTAGGCctagatcaaaaccaaaaagtagTCAAATTGAAAGGGAAGGCTACAAAAAGCCAGATCCACCACCGCCAACACATCCAGACTAAAACATAACCAACCTAGACCAGAACAAGACACCCCGTCCAAAAACCATCACCCATCGACCCGCACGCCTACATCAGCTGTAACGTCCGTATCTCAATTTATccatttactagtcatttggacggtaaacaataATTACtttaactttttattttgtttcgatacttttaagTGGCCATAaaatgttgactttttgttcgggccagtttttgagaaaattttcttcatgaaagttgtagaggactttaaactgagcgtgtgcatatgtggtacccAAAAATTGGAGTTGATATatgaaagttatgagtgaaatacggaagttactgttcacgataaattagttataaatattgaaattttacttTGGTAGGTTTCTAAATCCGGAATGGAAAGTtttacaaacagtacaccaagtaaggGCTACTAATAAAACTTACAAGTAATTTTCCAAACCGATCATTTTGGTACACAGACTCCTGAGGCCGACCCGCTTTGTAGACACACCGTCACTAACGCCGTGTGAACCACTGCCATTAACTCTAGAATGGAGGGTAGAATTGGGTTTTCACTCCAAATCCCTTTTATATTTAAGGGTTTTGGTCCCTAAGAGTCAAAGcatttctctctcccttcccTTATCCCTTCGTATGCTACAAGTTTCTGAAACAGTGAGGGTGAGGGCAGAGGGAATCAGAATAAAGTCAGAGGATCCAATAGGGATTTTATACCAGAAAGAGGGTGAAAAGTTATGGCAAAGTACTTCAGATATTTTCAGTTTAATGGGGATCCACCAAGACATGGAGGTATGGTTAAAGTATTGCCTTTTATAGAGTTTGTTATCTTTCGATGCTTTTGTCCCCATATATGAGTTGTATATGGGTTTTCTGTTGAAAGTGGTCCAAACTATTGGATGTTTGTTTGTCCAAGTCAAAGATTGACTTTAGGGTTTGTGGGTACTGtttgtttagggtttttttt
Above is a genomic segment from Rosa chinensis cultivar Old Blush chromosome 3, RchiOBHm-V2, whole genome shotgun sequence containing:
- the LOC112192072 gene encoding heat stress transcription factor A-3 isoform X3 codes for the protein MVEVLDLLIRNGGLLPRKEHPPLYRGGWGGCSSLAGRIQGFRKIDTDKWEFANEAFLRGKRHLLKNIQRRKSSQSLQIGSFTGPSAEAGRPGLEGEIESLRNQRSLLMQEVVDLQQQQRVTVDHMKAVNKRLQSAEQRQQQMVSFLAKVLQNPAFLARLQRKKEQRGIDSSSGQRKFVKARERELVRSDAYVEGKIVKYEPAWRNHTMSSAVPDVNPVPIENSPDHGMPFQCENIAFDGLTVSDELEVTPEQEGEGASSMVIEDPLSKGKSVVTQQQEVNPEPYISFQEDLMKERSPFEELSFPGIESMVKPDDVWSMGFDASAGMSSSSGFWSNPINCDMPEMGIPDGLFDIWDIGALQAAGGSGIDKWPADESAFDERASQDEQPKDG
- the LOC112192072 gene encoding heat stress transcription factor A-3 isoform X2; this encodes MVEVLDLLIRNGGLLPRKEHPPLYRGGWGGCSSLAGRIQVQGFRKIDTDKWEFANEAFLRGKRHLLKNIQRRKSSQSLQIGSFTGPSAEAGRPGLEGEIESLRNQRSLLMQEVVDLQQQQRVTVDHMKAVNKRLQSAEQRQQQMVSFLAKVLQNPAFLARLQRKKEQRGIDSSSGQRKFVKARERELVRSDAYVEGKIVKYEPAWRNHTMSSAVPDVNPVPIENSPDHGMPFQCENIAFDGLTVSDELEVTPEQEGEGASSMVIEDPLSKGKSVVTQQQEVNPEPYISFQEDLMKERSPFEELSFPGIESMVKPDDVWSMGFDASAGMSSSSGFWSNPINCDMPEMGIPDGLFDIWDIGALQAAGGSGIDKWPADESAFDERASQDEQPKDG
- the LOC112192072 gene encoding heat stress transcription factor A-3 isoform X1; this encodes MYPRDDERFPKPPTSISGQLDPEMPEPLLGGVAMDIEGMSGGSSDCVGVPQPLQCLQGTPVPPFLSKTFDLVDDPSLDLIISWGSTGRSFVVWDPVEFSRLILPRNFKHSNFSSFVRQLNTYGFRKIDTDKWEFANEAFLRGKRHLLKNIQRRKSSQSLQIGSFTGPSAEAGRPGLEGEIESLRNQRSLLMQEVVDLQQQQRVTVDHMKAVNKRLQSAEQRQQQMVSFLAKVLQNPAFLARLQRKKEQRGIDSSSGQRKFVKARERELVRSDAYVEGKIVKYEPAWRNHTMSSAVPDVNPVPIENSPDHGMPFQCENIAFDGLTVSDELEVTPEQEGEGASSMVIEDPLSKGKSVVTQQQEVNPEPYISFQEDLMKERSPFEELSFPGIESMVKPDDVWSMGFDASAGMSSSSGFWSNPINCDMPEMGIPDGLFDIWDIGALQAAGGSGIDKWPADESAFDERASQDEQPKDG
- the LOC112192073 gene encoding ribosome production factor 2 homolog encodes the protein MLRVKTPQKARARRALEKRAPKLIETGKKTLILHGMRTSAVLNAVLSDIYHLKKESAVKFSRRNKDVCPFENGGETSLEFFSHQTDCSLFVYGSHTKKRPNNLVLGRTYDHHIYDLIEVGVENYKRMDSFSYDKKLSPHVGSKPFICFIGEGFESVEELKHLKEVLLDLLRGEVVEKLNLAGLDRVYLCTAISANKVILTQCALRLKKSGTVVPRTELVEVGPSMDLVIRRHRLPNVGLRKEAMRVVRDQPKKDKNIQQDTLRGKVGKINIPDQKVDDTKYFHTKVGDSYVPHKTKGIKRERREAKTRKEEKEGDENASKRQKEDTE